From Piscinibacter gummiphilus:
CCGCTCGAATGCGAGCAGGTCGCGCAGGCCGACAGCAAGGACATGGGCTTTGCCATCTGGCGCTCGCTTGCGCTGCGCGTCGCTCACCATCTGGCTCGCGACGACGTGGCCGGCGTGGTCGTGACCCACGGCACCGACACGCTCGAAGAGACCGCCTATTTCCTGCAACGCGTGCTCGCGCCGACGAAGCCGGTGGCGATGACGGCCGCCATGCGACCGGCCACCTCGCTGAATGCCGATGGCCCACAGAACCTGCTCGACGCCGTGACCGTGGCGGGCACCTCGGGTGCGCAGGGCGTGGTGGTGGTGGTGGCTGGTGCGGTGCACGCCGCTGTCGACGTGCGAAAGGCCCACACCTACCGGCTTGACGCGTTCACCTCAGGGGATGCCGGTGTGCTCGGTGTGGTCGAAGAGGGCCGCACGACGGCGTGGCGCGCCTGGCCGCAGGGCGAAGCGCTCGGGCTGCAATGGCTGCCGGTGGAAGACGACGCCTGGCCGCAGGTGGAGATCGTGACCAGCCACGCCGGGGCGAGTGGTGCACTCGTGCGCGCGGCCTGCGAGATCGGTGTGCAGGGGCTGGTGGTCGCGGCCACCGGCAACGGCACGGTGCACGCGGCGCTCGAAGCTGCGCTGCTCGAAGCGCAAGACCAGGGGGTGACGGTGTGGCGCAGCAGCCGCTGCGGCAATGGCCGGGTGATCGGACGGGCCGACGACGTGCTGCCGTCGGCCGGGGAACTCACGCCTGTGAAGGCGCGGGTGGAGCTGATCCTTCAGCTTCTCACGCCCTGTTAGCAGGCGAGGGGCTGCCGATCAGACGACGGTCAGCGTGACGTCGATGTTGCCGCGGGTGGCGTTCGAATACGGGCACACCTTGTGGGCGGCTGCCACCAGCGCTTCGGCCTGGGCCTTCTCGAAGCCGGGGATCTTGATCGCCATGGCCACCTGGATGCCGAAGCCGCCGGTGATGGGGCCAATGCCGACGTCGGCCGTGATCGACACGTCATCCGGCAGCTTGATCTTTTGTGCGGCCGAGACCGCCTTCATCGCACCGATGAAGCAGGCCGAGTAACCGGCGGCAAAGAGCTGCTCGGGGTTGGTGCCCGGGCCGCCGGCGCCGCCCAGCTCCTTCGGGGTGCTCAGGGTGAGCTTGAGCGCGCCATCGGACGATTCGGACGTGCCGGTGCGGCCGCCAGTCGAGGTGGCGTGGGCGGTGTAGAGAACTTTTTCTAGGGCCATGTGAAGCTCCGTTCAGGGGTGGTGGAAAGAGGGGACGTCAATGTGCCGCCGCGGCATCACCCGCGGTGGCGTCGAGGAGATTGGTGCGCAGCTGTTGCAGCCGCTGCGTGAGGCTCGTGATGTCTTTCAGGTCGCACTGCATGGCCTGGCCGAGCTGCAGGGGCACGCTCTTGGCCTTCAGGCGCAGCGCTCGACCCTGGGGTGTGAGCTTGACCACGACGCGGCGCTCATCGGCCGAGTCGCGCTCGCGCTTGAGCCAACCCGCGGATTCCATGCGCTTGAGGAGTGGGGTCAGGGTGCCGGAGTCGAGGAAGAGCCGCTCGCCCAACTCGCCGACGCCCAAGCCATCTCGCTCCCAGAGCACCAGCAGCGCCAGGTACTGCGGGTAGGTGAGACCCAGCGGCGCGAGCAGCGGCTTGTAGAGTTTGGTCATCGCCAGCGAGGTGGAATACAGCGCGAAGCACAGCTGCTGGTCGAGCTGCAGCCAGTCGGTGCGGGCTTGTTGGGAGTCGTTGCGCAGGGATCGCATGGGGACGGATGATAAATCAATCGAGCAATTAAATTGTGTGCAACATAATTCCTGCGCCCCGAGGAGGGGCATTTGATGCACCTCAAGCAGGCGCGTTCAAGTACCGCGTTGTCGAGTCGATAGAGCGGGGGTCGCTTTCATTGCCTCGTGCTCCCTCGTTCATGAAATCCTGGATTGGCCGGCTCAAGATCTGGCAGAAGTTTGCGGTGCTCGGGGGGCTGACCCTGGTGCTGCTGGTGCCGCCCACGGCCTATGTGGTGGTCGGCGAGATGCGGCACATCCAAGCCCGCGAGCGGCAGCAGGCGGGTCTTGCCCCCGTGGCCGAGGTGCTGCGCCTGGTGCAGCTCACGCAGCAGCACCGGGGCCTCACCAACACCTTGCTCAGCGGCGACGCCAGCAAGCAGGCGCCGCGGCAGGCGAAGCAGCGGGAGGTCGATTCGGCCATGGCCAAGTTGCTCGATGCCGCGGCTGCCAAGCCGAGTGCTCGCGTGAGCAGCCGCCGTGACCGCCTGCGTGCGCAGTGGCAGGCGCTCGCCGCCGACGTGGAGCGCGGCCAGGTCGCGTTGCCGGCCAGCTTTGCGCGCCACAGCGCGTTGATCAAGGAAGAGCTGGCGCTGGTCGATGACCTGCTGGACGCCAGCGGCCTGTCGCGTGACACCGTGGCTGCGACGCACCACCTGAGCCTGGCGGCGCTGCGCAGCCTGCCGCAGTTGAGCGAGTACCTGGGGCAGGCCCGTGCCCGTGGCGCCGGCTACCTGGCCAAGGGCCAGCTCGACCCGACCGACCGTGTGACGCTGAGCCAGCTCGTCGAAGCCGTGCAGGACCAGGCCGCACGCGTGAATGCCGATCTCGACCACGCGACCGACGCCGACGCCGCCGCGCTCGGCCCCCTGGCCGAGCGGCGCCAGCAGGCCGCGGCCGGGGCCGACGCGGCGGTGAAGCTCATCCAGTCGCAGGTGCTCGACGCGCCCGCCCTCACGCTCGCGCCAGGTGGCTTCTTCAACACGATGACCGGCCACGTCGACGCGCAGTACGCGCTTGGCGCGGCCACCTTCGATGTGCTTAACGCCGAATTCGAGCGCGAGCTCGCCGCCACGCGCCGGCTGCTGTGGCTGCTGGTGCCGGTGGTCCTGCTCGGTGGCGCCGCGGCGGCGTGGCTCATCGTCACCATCGCCCGCACGACCTCGCGCTCGATGGCGCAGGCGCTGGCCGCGTCGAACGCGCTGGCCAGCGGCGACCTGAGCTTCCGCGCACGTGCCGAAACGCAAGACGAGCTGGGCCAGATGCTGCGGGCGCTGGGCGGCTCGGCGGGTGCGATCGCCGATGTGGTGTCGCACATCAAGTCGTCGAGCGACTCCATCGCCACCGGCTCCGACCAGATCGCCGCGGGCAACTTCGACCTGAGCCAGCGCACCGAGGAGCAGGCGGCCAACCTGCAGCGCACGGCCGCCTCGATGGTGCAGCTGGCGAGCACGGTGCGCAGCAACGCCGACAACGCGCAGCAGGCCTCGCAACTCGCCAGCTCTGCCAGCGGCGTGGCCGCGCGGGGCGGCGAGATGATGGGCCAGGTGGTCGCCACCATGAGCGACATCGCCAGCAGCTCGAAGAAGATCGCCGACATCATCGGCGTGATCGACGGCATCGCCTTCCAGACCAACATCCTCGCGCTCAACGCGGCGGTGGAAGCGGCACGCGCCGGTGAGCAGGGGCGCGGCTTCGCGGTGGTGGCCGCCGAAGTGCGCTCGCTGGCCCAGCGCAGCGCCGGCGCGGCGCGCGAGATCAAGAGCCTGATCGGCGAGAGCGTCACGCGGGTGGAATCGGGCTCGCAGCTCGTGAACGACGCCGGCGCAACGATGAGCGACATCGTCGCCCAGGTGCAGCGCGTGAGCGACCTGATCGGCGAAATCGGCCATGCGGCGCAGGAGCAGCACGCCGGCATCGAGCAGGTGACCGGCGCGGTGGCCGAACTCGACCAGGTGACGCAGCAGAACGCCGCGCTGGTGGAGGAGTCGGCCGCCGCGGCTGAAAGCCTCAAGCACCAGGCGAGGAAGCTCGCCGAGGCGGTGCGCGCGTTCAGGCTCTGATCAGGCGCCCGCCGAGAGCTCGTCGATCTGCGTGGTGAGTTCGAGCCAGCGGCCTTCGGCCTGCTCGGTCTCGTCGCCGATCTGCTTGAGCCGCTTGCCTTGCTCCACGCGCTGGGCGGGCGTGAGGTCAGGGCGGGCCGAGGCGGCTTCGATGTTGTCCTTCTCCTGGGTCAGCGCGGCGATGCGCTTTTCCAGCGTTTCCAGCTCCTTGCGCAGCGGCTTGGTCTGCTCGGCGAGTTTCTGGCGGGCCTGGCCCGAGGCCTTGCGGTCTTCGCGCTTGGCCGGCTCGGGGGGCGGAGCTGCGGCGACCACGGCGGCCTGTTTCTCTTTCCTGACCTTGCCGCTGGCGGCGTCTTTCGCGGCGCGGGCCATTTCGCGCGAGGTCTCGAGCAGCCACTTCTGGTAGTCGTCGAGGTCGCCGTCGAACGGCTTGACGGTGCCTTCGGTGACGAGCCAGAACTCGTCGCACACCTCGCGCAGCAGCGCGCGGTCGTGGCTCACCAGCATCACCGTGCCCTCGAACTCGTTGAGCGCCATCGAGAGCGCTTCGCGGGTCGTGAGGTCGAGGTGGTTGGTCGGCTCGTCGAGCAGCAGAAGGTTGGGGCGCTGCCACACGAGCATCGCGAGCACGAGGCGGGCCTTCTCGCCGCCCGAGAGCGTGCCGACCGCCTGCTGGACCATGTCGCCCACGAAACGGAAGGAGCCGAGGAAGTCGCGCAGCTCCTGCTCGCGCGCCTGCGGGCCCACGTCGCGCGCGAGGCGGATCATGTGCATCAGCGGGCCGTCGTCGAGCGAGAGCACGTCGAGCTCCTGCTGGGCGAAGTAGCCGATCGACAGGCCCTTGCCCTCGGTGACCTCGCCCGAGATGAGCGGGATCTCGTGCGCGATCGTCTTCACGAGCGTCGACTTGCCCTGGCCGTTGGCGCCCAGGATGCCGATGCGCTGGCCGGCGAGCACCGAGCGGTTGATGTCCTTCACGATGGGCACGCCGTTGTAGCCGCAGCTCATCATCGAGAACGCGAGCATCGGGTTGGGCAGCGAGACGGGCTCGCGGAACTCGAACTGGAAGTCGCTGCTGGTCAGCACCGGGCCCAGCTTTTCCATGCGGGCCAGTGCCTTCACCCGGCTTTGCGCCTGCTTGGCCTTACTGGCCTTGGCCTTGAAGCGGTCGATGAACTTCTGCAGGTGCGCCATGCGCTCCTGCTGCTTGGCGTAGTTGGCTTGCGCCTGCAGCAGGCGCTCGGCGCGCATCTCCTCGAAGGCGGTGTAGTTGCCGGTGTAGCGGGTGAGGCGCGTCTCATCCAGGTGGAGCGTGACCTTGGTGATCGCGTCGAGGAACTCGCGGTCGTGGCTGATGACGATCATCGTGCCTTCGAACTTCTGCAGCCAGGCTTCCAGCCAGACGAGGGCATCGAGGTCGAGGTGGTTGGTCGGCTCGTCGAGCAGCATCAGGTCGGCCGGGCACATCAGCGCGCGCGCGAGCTGGAGTCTCATCCTCCAGCCGCCCGAGAAGCTGTTGACCGGGTCGTCGAGCTGGTCGAGGCGGAAGCCCAGGCCCATGAGCAGCGCCTGTGCGCGTGGGCGGGCTTCGAAGCCGCCGGCTTCGGCGATCTCCTGGTGGGCATCGGCCATCGCGTGGCCGTCGTCGGCGGCTTCGGCCGCGGCGAGGGCCGCGTTGGCTTCCATCAGGCGGGTGTCGCCTTCGAGCACGAAATCGGTGGCGCCTTGCTCGGTCTCGGGCATGTTCTGCGCGACTTCGCCCACGCGCCAGCGCGGCGGGATGCTCACGTCGCCCGAGTCCGACTGAAGCCGATGCGTCAGCAGGGAGAAAAGCGAGGACTTGCCGGCCCCGTTGCGCCCCACGAGGCCGATCTTTTCACCCGGCTGCAGGGTGACGCTCGCGTCCTGCAGCACGATCTTCGTGCCGCGGCGCAGGGTGACGTTCTTGATGACTATCATGCTGAGACTGCTTCATCCAATTCTTGCGAGACCACCCATGAGCCGCGGCCTCACCACACAACTTCTCCATGCCGACCGCCTGGGCGGCGTGGAGCACGGCGCCACCCACAAACCTCTGCACACCTCGGCGGCTTACGGCTACGAGACCGCCGCCGACCTCGCCTCGGTCTTCCAGGGCGAGCGCAGCGGCCATGTGTACGCCCGCCAGGGCAACCCCACCACGCACGCCCTCGAAGCCAAGATCACCTTGCTGGAAGGCGGCGTGGGCACCGTGAGCTTCGCCACCGGCATGGGTGCCATCGGCTCGATGTTCATCGCCTTGCTCAAGCAGGGCGATCACATCGTGGCCAGCCAGTTCCTCTTCGGCAACACGGCCAGCCTGTTCCAGACCCTCGAGAACCTGGGCTGCTCGGTGACGCTGGTCGATGCGACCGACGCCAGCCTGGTGGCCCAGGCCATCACGCCCAAGACGCGTATTGTCTTCGTAGAAACGATTGCCAACCCGAGAACGCAGGTGGCCGACCTCGAAGGCATCGGCAAGCTGTGTGCGGAACGCGGCATTTTGTACGTGGTCGACAACACCATGACCACGCCCTACCTCTTCCGGCCCTCCGTGGTGAAGGCGGGCCTGGTGATGAATTCGCTGTCCAAGTCGATCAGCGGCCACGGCAACGTGCTGGGTGGCGCGATCACCGACACGGGGCTTTTCGACTGGTCGACCTTCCCCAACATCCTTGCGCCCTACAAGAAGGGCGCGCCCAAGAGCTGGGGCCTGCTGCAGATCCGCAAGAAGGGCCTGCGCGACTTCGGGGCCACCCTGGGCGCCGAAGCGGCGCACCGCATCTCGAATGGCGCCGAAACGCTCGCCCTGCGCATGGACCGCGTCTGCGACAACGCGCTCAAACTCACCACCTGGCTGGAGCAGCACCCCAAGGTGGCGGCCGTGTACTACCCGGGCCTGAAGAGCCACGCCCAGCACGAGAACGCCACACGCTGGTTCAAGGCCTATGGCGGGCTGATGAGCTTCGAGTTGAAGCCCGGGCACGACACCTTCGCGATGCTCGACGCGCTGGAACTCGTCATCAAGTCCAGCCACCTGGGCGACAACCGCACGCTGGCCATCCCCGTCGCGCAGACCATCTTCTGGGAGATGGGCCTGGAGAAGCGCCAGAAGATGGGCATCAGCGAATCGCTGGTGCGCATCTCGGTCGGCATCGAAGACTACGTCGACCTGCAGGCCGACTTCGAGCAGGCGCTGGCGAAGGTCTGATCAGCGCAGCCAGCGTTGCAGCGCGTCTCGGGTGACGAGCAGCACCTCGTCGCTGCCGGCGCTCGTCTCCAGCCACGCCACTTCCAGCTTGCGGAAAGCATGCTCGAAGTGCGCACGCTCGTTGCCGATCTCGAGCACGAGCACGCCGATGTCGCTCATGCGCGAGGGTGCGTCCTTGAGGATGCGGCGCACGAGGTCCATGCCGTCGTCGCCACCGGCCAGCGCGAGCTGTGGCTCGTGCAGGTATTCCTTCGGCAGCTCGCGCATGCTCTGCGCGTTGACGTAGGGCGGGTTGCAGACGATCAGGTCGTAGGGGCCTTTCAGATCGTCGAGCAGGTCGGACTTGATGAGCTGGATGCGTTTCGCAAGCTTGTGCCTGTCGACGTTGATCT
This genomic window contains:
- a CDS encoding MarR family transcriptional regulator is translated as MRSLRNDSQQARTDWLQLDQQLCFALYSTSLAMTKLYKPLLAPLGLTYPQYLALLVLWERDGLGVGELGERLFLDSGTLTPLLKRMESAGWLKRERDSADERRVVVKLTPQGRALRLKAKSVPLQLGQAMQCDLKDITSLTQRLQQLRTNLLDATAGDAAAAH
- a CDS encoding methyl-accepting chemotaxis protein — its product is MKSWIGRLKIWQKFAVLGGLTLVLLVPPTAYVVVGEMRHIQARERQQAGLAPVAEVLRLVQLTQQHRGLTNTLLSGDASKQAPRQAKQREVDSAMAKLLDAAAAKPSARVSSRRDRLRAQWQALAADVERGQVALPASFARHSALIKEELALVDDLLDASGLSRDTVAATHHLSLAALRSLPQLSEYLGQARARGAGYLAKGQLDPTDRVTLSQLVEAVQDQAARVNADLDHATDADAAALGPLAERRQQAAAGADAAVKLIQSQVLDAPALTLAPGGFFNTMTGHVDAQYALGAATFDVLNAEFERELAATRRLLWLLVPVVLLGGAAAAWLIVTIARTTSRSMAQALAASNALASGDLSFRARAETQDELGQMLRALGGSAGAIADVVSHIKSSSDSIATGSDQIAAGNFDLSQRTEEQAANLQRTAASMVQLASTVRSNADNAQQASQLASSASGVAARGGEMMGQVVATMSDIASSSKKIADIIGVIDGIAFQTNILALNAAVEAARAGEQGRGFAVVAAEVRSLAQRSAGAAREIKSLIGESVTRVESGSQLVNDAGATMSDIVAQVQRVSDLIGEIGHAAQEQHAGIEQVTGAVAELDQVTQQNAALVEESAAAAESLKHQARKLAEAVRAFRL
- a CDS encoding organic hydroperoxide resistance protein, yielding MALEKVLYTAHATSTGGRTGTSESSDGALKLTLSTPKELGGAGGPGTNPEQLFAAGYSACFIGAMKAVSAAQKIKLPDDVSITADVGIGPITGGFGIQVAMAIKIPGFEKAQAEALVAAAHKVCPYSNATRGNIDVTLTVV
- a CDS encoding ABC-F family ATP-binding cassette domain-containing protein; the protein is MIVIKNVTLRRGTKIVLQDASVTLQPGEKIGLVGRNGAGKSSLFSLLTHRLQSDSGDVSIPPRWRVGEVAQNMPETEQGATDFVLEGDTRLMEANAALAAAEAADDGHAMADAHQEIAEAGGFEARPRAQALLMGLGFRLDQLDDPVNSFSGGWRMRLQLARALMCPADLMLLDEPTNHLDLDALVWLEAWLQKFEGTMIVISHDREFLDAITKVTLHLDETRLTRYTGNYTAFEEMRAERLLQAQANYAKQQERMAHLQKFIDRFKAKASKAKQAQSRVKALARMEKLGPVLTSSDFQFEFREPVSLPNPMLAFSMMSCGYNGVPIVKDINRSVLAGQRIGILGANGQGKSTLVKTIAHEIPLISGEVTEGKGLSIGYFAQQELDVLSLDDGPLMHMIRLARDVGPQAREQELRDFLGSFRFVGDMVQQAVGTLSGGEKARLVLAMLVWQRPNLLLLDEPTNHLDLTTREALSMALNEFEGTVMLVSHDRALLREVCDEFWLVTEGTVKPFDGDLDDYQKWLLETSREMARAAKDAASGKVRKEKQAAVVAAAPPPEPAKREDRKASGQARQKLAEQTKPLRKELETLEKRIAALTQEKDNIEAASARPDLTPAQRVEQGKRLKQIGDETEQAEGRWLELTTQIDELSAGA
- a CDS encoding cystathionine gamma-synthase family protein, with the translated sequence MSRGLTTQLLHADRLGGVEHGATHKPLHTSAAYGYETAADLASVFQGERSGHVYARQGNPTTHALEAKITLLEGGVGTVSFATGMGAIGSMFIALLKQGDHIVASQFLFGNTASLFQTLENLGCSVTLVDATDASLVAQAITPKTRIVFVETIANPRTQVADLEGIGKLCAERGILYVVDNTMTTPYLFRPSVVKAGLVMNSLSKSISGHGNVLGGAITDTGLFDWSTFPNILAPYKKGAPKSWGLLQIRKKGLRDFGATLGAEAAHRISNGAETLALRMDRVCDNALKLTTWLEQHPKVAAVYYPGLKSHAQHENATRWFKAYGGLMSFELKPGHDTFAMLDALELVIKSSHLGDNRTLAIPVAQTIFWEMGLEKRQKMGISESLVRISVGIEDYVDLQADFEQALAKV
- a CDS encoding asparaginase, producing MQNTSRTIVVLGTGGTIAGTAADAADNVGYTAAQLGVESLVKAVPALAGLPLECEQVAQADSKDMGFAIWRSLALRVAHHLARDDVAGVVVTHGTDTLEETAYFLQRVLAPTKPVAMTAAMRPATSLNADGPQNLLDAVTVAGTSGAQGVVVVVAGAVHAAVDVRKAHTYRLDAFTSGDAGVLGVVEEGRTTAWRAWPQGEALGLQWLPVEDDAWPQVEIVTSHAGASGALVRAACEIGVQGLVVAATGNGTVHAALEAALLEAQDQGVTVWRSSRCGNGRVIGRADDVLPSAGELTPVKARVELILQLLTPC